A section of the Styela clava chromosome 9, kaStyClav1.hap1.2, whole genome shotgun sequence genome encodes:
- the LOC120338939 gene encoding uncharacterized protein LOC120338939 isoform X3 translates to MEISAFGFLICALSVMKCLVANAQHVGIGENNYCTVVGNQCLNGGRCADRSVRPSIVSWYVCDCPPGFSGDHCEYGSPVSGGGLKNDYCKVNRNPCINGGLCFDRSVLPSIASWYVCECPAGFRGDHCEFNRPESGERQRNNYCAVNRNPCLNGGSCVDRSARPSIVSWYVCDCQSGFSGDHCETSGQSGGQRNNYCAMNRNPCLNGGSCIDRSARPSIVSWYVCDCPMGLSGDHCELTGSGNQRNNYCAVNRNPCLNSGRCVDRSTRPSIVSWYTCDCVFGYTGDHCEHSDSGNQRNNYCAVNRNPCLNSGRCVDRSSRPSIVSWYTCDCVFGYTGDHCEYTDSGGQRNNYCAVNRNPCLNNGRCIDRSIRPSILPSWYICDCPSGFTGGHCEYTDQDKQKNNNYCAVNRNPCLNNGMCIDRSSRPYIVSWYVCQCQTGYSGDHCEFTGSSGTRNYYCAMNRNPCLNRGMCVDRSTRPELVSWYVCDCPVGFSGDHCELFGTANIGRYCVQNPNLCLNRGVCVDRSQDSSVSLYKCRCQSGYTGDRCHIPSDVKIYIATGFCATNSITCLHGGYCVDRSIDPTLQALYRCRCPMGCSGQICQNCYGLGYESRQGPNCEEGACQNNGTCVDLGNTRICYCPPGCSGYNCETCTKFIGTSEITSPCDPNPCLKDCSCELSCNRADGYFCQSESGFLGKNCSIRAPTLVCGTNSIEISVSEEFVIENNFGIANGFLILSPAPGIEESSCVAKIATNGNYDFSIPLPFNGCGMTSQVSSNGDVVFGNTVWYNKVLTGGFDVPIPAAHFQCTYSRQYGVVTSIRPVRVDITRISNTFELKPHIGLCKSPSCPEKCPSYLNLSDGAAYSVGEYLHLTLSLDIGEQNMDLVSTVDELYLSCSNGGSGSDVYLLRGSCEANSGIPFEVSLSGHSKVCVSFAVPDLKCTTFFIHAVMKPCWSTDLQSCSSFENQFCKNGLSSTRKRRYASKDDIIVGPLYLVLNASNGIPEMQMYSDGPKILKSKAPTINSIGKNLLFTTSATDVAKFGIRRIQIGIATTISVVLLLIIIALAAISFARKSRNPKVLE, encoded by the exons ATGGAAATATCGGCTTTTGGATTTCT AATCTGTGCGCTGAGCGTCATGAAATGTCTGGTTGCGAATG CTCAACATGTGGGTATTGGAGAGAACAATTATTGCACCGTGGTTGGAAACCAGTGTTTAAACGGTGGCCGTTGCGCGGATCGTTCTGTCCGTCCATCAATAGTTTCGTGGTACGTTTGCGATTGTCCACCTGGGTTTTCTGGAGATCATTGCGAATACGGCTCTCCAG TGTCTGGCGGAGGGTTGAAAAACGATTATTGCAAGGTTAACAGAAATCCATGCATCAACGGTGGCTTGTGCTTTGATCGGTCAGTTTTGCCTTCCATTGCTTCTTGGTACGTGTGCGAATGTCCTGCGGGTTTTAGGGGAGATCATTGTGAATTCAACAGGCCAG AATCTGGTGAAAGACAACGTAATAACTACTGTGCAGTAAACCGAAATCCATGTTTAAATGGTGGATCTTGTGTAGATCGTTCAGCTCGACCTTCAATAGTGTCATGGTATGTGTGCGACTGTCAATCCGGTTTCTCAGGAGATCATTGCGAAACTTCGG GCCAATCAGGTGGGCAGCGAAATAACTACTGCGCGATGAATAGGAATCCGTGTTTGAACGGTGGATCGTGTATAGATCGTTCAGCTCGCCCTTCCATAGTTTCCTGGTACGTGTGCGATTGTCCTATGGGATTATCTGGAGATCATTGTGAATTGACAG GTTCTGGCAATCAGAGGAATAACTATTGTGCAGTAAACAGAAATCCTTGTTTGAATAGTGGCAGATGTGTTGACCGTTCTACCCGGCCCTCAATAGTATCTTGGTACACGTGTGACTGCGTATTCGGCTACACTGGCGACCATTGTGAACATTCTG ACTCTGGCAATCAAAGGAATAACTATTGTGCAGTGAACAGAAATCCTTGTTTGAATAGTGGCAGATGTGTTGACCGTTCTTCTCGGCCTTCAATAGTATCTTGGTACACGTGTGACTGCGTTTTCGGCTACACTGGCGACCACTGTGAATATACTG ATTCAGGTGGCCAAAGGAACAACTATTGTGCAGTGAACCGAAATCCTTGTTTGAATAATGGAAGGTGTATCGATCGTTCAATTAGGCCGTCAATATTACCATCTTGGTACATATGCGATTGTCCTTCCGGATTCACTGGTGGCCACTGCGAATATACTG ATCAAGATAAACAGAAAAACAACAATTATTGTGCGGTGAATAGGAATCCTTGCTTAAACAATGGAATGTGTATAGATCGTTCATCTCGCCCGTACATTGTGTCGTGGTACGTGTGCCAGTGCCAAACTGGATACTCGGGAGATCATTGTGAATTTACGG GATCAAGTGGAACGAGAAACTATTACTGCGCAATGAACAGAAATCCTTGCTTGAACCGTGGCATGTGTGTGGACAGATCAACTCGACCTGAACTTGTTTCCTGGTACGTCTGTGATTGTCCCGTGGGATTCTCTGGAGATCACTGCGAACTTTTCGGAACAG CTAACATTGGTCGATATTGTGTTCAAAATCCGAATCTATGCCTGAATCGAGGAGTTTGTGTGGACAGATCTCAAGATTCTTCTGTGTCATTATACAAATGCCGGTGTCAAAGCGGATACACGGGAGATCGGTGTCACATTCCATCAG ATGTAAAGATATATATAGCTACAGGTTTTTGTGCAACCAATTCAATCACTTGTCTTCACGGTGGATACTGCGTCGACCGCAGCATTGACCCGACCTTACAAGCTCTGTATCGCTGTCGGTGTCCGATGGGGTGCAGTGGGCAAATCTGTCAAAATTGTTACG GGCTGGGATACGAGTCCAGGCAAGGACCGAATTGTGAAGAGGGAGCTTGCCAGAATAATGGAACCTGTGTTGACCTTGGAAATACAAGAATTTGTTATTGTCCGCCTGGGTGTTCCGGTTACAATTGTGAAACTTGTACAA aattcatAGGAACTTCAGAAATAACTTCTCCTTGTGATCCTAATCCATGTTTGAAAGATTGTTCTTGTGAATTGTCATGCAATCGTGCTGACGGTTACTTCTGTCAAAGTGAATCCGGATTTTTAGGAAAGAATTGCTCTATAC GTGCACCGACCCTGGTTTGTGGAACAAATAGTATCGAAATTTCAGTATCCGAAGAGTTTGTCATCGAAAATAATTTTGGCATTGCAAACGGCTTTCTCATTCTGTCTCCTGCTCCTGGCATTGAGGAGTCTAGCTGTGTCG CCAAGATTGCCACGAACGGAAATTATGATTTTTCAATCCCTCTACCGTTCAACGGGTGTGGGATGACATCGCAAGTTTCATCAAACGGCGATGTTGTTTTCGGGAACACGGTGTGGTACAACAAAGTGCTTACAGGTGGATTTGATGTTCCAATACCAGCTGCGCATTTTCAGTGTACATATTCGAGGCAGTACGGAGTTGTGACATCGATAAGACCAGT GCGTGTGGATATCACACGGATCTCAAACACATTTGAGCTAAAGCCGCACATCGGTCTTTGTAAATCGCCATCTTGTCCAGAGAAATGTCCTTCCTATTTAAACTTATCAGATGGTGCAGCATACTCTGTTGGTGAATATCTACATTTAACGCTGTCACTTGACATAGGAGAACag AACATGGACTTAGTGAGCACCGTGGATGAATTGTATTTGTCTTGCTCCAATGGTGGCTCTGGTTCCGACGTGTATCTACTACGAGGAAGTTGTGAGGCAAATTCGGGAATTCCTTTCGAAGTTTCATTATCGGGGCATTCTAAAGTTTGCGTGTCATTTGCCGTACCGGATCTTAAATGTACTACTTTCTTTATACATGCCGTGATGAAACCTTGCTGGTCTACAGATTTGCAG TCCTGTTCGTCGTTCGAAAACCAGTTCTGCAAGAATGGGTTATCATCCACACGAAAGAGAAGATACGCATCCAAGGATGATATTATTGTCGGGCCACTATATTTAGTATTGAATGCTTCGAATGGGATACCAGAAATGCAGATGTACTCCGATGGCCCTAAGATACTGAAGTCGAAAGCGCCCACAATTAACTCTATCGGAAAAAATCTGTTATTTACAACTTCCGCAACGGATGTGGCAAAATTTG GAATCAGACGCATCCAGATTGGAATCGCCACAACTATTTCTGTAGTGCTGCTGTTGATAATTATCGCCTTAGCTGCAATTTCATTTGCACGGAAGTCCAGAAATCCAAAAGTTCTGGAATAG